GAATTCGAGGCTTCCGGTGCTGCGCTCGAACTCGAAGTCGTTGCGGCAGGAGGTTAGCGAGATGGCAAAGCCTATAAAGAGTAATAGTAAGATTCGGCGCATAGCGGGAACAATTTTTGGTAAAAGTAGCTAATTCCGTTTAATATTTAAAAACGATGTAGTACTAACGCAGGATTAACGATTTTAGTTTATGGTTGTCGGAAGTCTGAGGTCGGAAGTCGGATGCCTTTACGTCACATCGGACTTCCGACTTCGGACATAATCTTCAATACTTCGGACATCTTTACTATATTTACGGTTCCAAAATCAACACTATGTCCTTCGATAAAGAAAAGGCGCTGAAAATGTGCAACGACTTCGCTAAGAATACCCTCATGGAAACCCTGGAAATTGTGTATACCGATGCCGGCGAAGGTTTCCTCGAAGCCAAAATGCCGGTGAATTCCCGTGTACACCAACCGATGGGCCTGCTGCACGGCGGCGCCACGGTAGCATTGGCAGAAAGCGTAGGCAGTGCGGCATCGCTCCTTTTTGTCAACCCTGAATTGCAGGAGGTACGCGGTATCGAGATATCAGCCAATCACCTGCGCAGCAAGCGCGATGGCATTGTTACGGGTACTGCAAGGATCGTCCATAAAGGGAGAAGCCTGCACCTGTGGGAAATAAGGGTGACCGATGAACAGGACAGGCTGATATCGCTTTGTAAGATCACGAATATGGTATTACCAAAAAGAGCCCCTAAAGAGTAGTTTTCAGTCGCAGTTTTCAGTCCAATAGCGACCTAAATTTGCACCATGGCTGGCAGTCTAAAAATCTAACAATCCAAAAATCTACACTTGACAGCACTTCTTTCCAAAATAAATTCCCACCTCGCAGCAAAGATTCCGTTCGCAGTATATGGCAAGCCGGGCGGGACTATAGTGACCGGTGTTTTCCAAAAGAAGCCGGGTATGCATTACCTGGAGGACTACAGCAACAGCGGATTTGTATTTGCGCCTTTTGCGGATGGTAAACGTATTTTTATTCCCGAAAACCTGGCTGAGATCATAGTTACTGATTCTGTACAGGGGCAAACGGTAGAGGAGCCTGCGCGTCCTTACATTGATAAAGAAGCACAAACTGCCTTTGAAGCGCTTGTTGCCAAAAGTGTAGCGGCTATAAAAACAGAGGATTTTGAAAAGCTGGTATGCTCGCGTACAGAAGCCGTTCCCGTCAATAACGATGTTATAACTATTTATACGAAGCTGTTTTCGGCTTATCCTAACGCTTTCCGGTATTGCTTTTACTCACCCGAAACGGGTTTGTGGATGGGTGCAACACCGGAACAGCTGCTCAAATCGGACGGGAAAGAGATCCGTACAGTTGCCCTTGCCGGCACCCAAACGTATAAGGAGACAGAGAATGTCGTTTGGGAAAGCAAGGAGCAGCAGGAGCAGCAATTTGTTACCGACTTTATACTGGGCGAACTCGAAGGCCTTGTATCTGATATTTCAACCAATGGGCCCTACACCTTCAGGGCGGGAAATATTGTACACATTAAGACAGATATTTTAGGTAAGCTGAATAATTGCGGGGATATTGGTAAAATCATCAACGCCCTTCATCCGACGCCAGCAGTTTGCGGGTTGCCGAAAAAAGATGCCCAACAGTTCCTTTTACAAAATGAAGGCTATGACCGCGAATATTATTCCGGTTTCCTGGGTGAGCTCAACACCGATCTTGCTACAGGATTTCCCGATACCGACCTCTTTGTTAACCTGCGTTGTATGAAGATCGATGGTGATACAGCACGGCTCTTCATCGGATGCGGCATCACCAAAGACAGCGATCCCAAAAAGGAATTTATTGAGACTGTGAATAAGAGTATGACCATGCGGAGGGTGCTTTGATTTATTTATAAACCCCAAAGGTTTTTAAAACCTTTGGGGTTAGAGCCGACCTATTAAACTCACGTTAAAGCATTCCCCGGACTGTAACGTAATTATTAACTTGCCTTTTAAAGCTTTTATATGAAGTTATTAGCCATACCTTTTTTCGCACTGATGTTTTTGGCATGTGCTAAAGAAAAGCCCAAACCTATTGTGGTCCAAACCCCGGTTGTTGAAAATACCGAAAACCAGGACGAAGAGATAAAGCGAGCCGAGATCATTGCTTTCGCTAAAAAATATATGGGCACGTCCTATTGCTATGCGTCTTCCGACCCGAAAAAAGGATTCGACTGTTCCGGTTTTGTGAATTTCGTGTTCGATAATTTTGGCATCGACCTGCCACGCAGTTCATCAGGGTTCGCGAATATCGGCAGGACATTAAAGCCGGAAGAATTCCAAATAGGGGATGTATTGGTATTCTACGGCTACCGCGATACGAAGTCGATTGGCCATGTGGGTATTATTTGCGAAGCCAATGGTATGAAGTCTAAATTCATACATGCCTCCTCAGGTAAAGAAATGGCGGTTACAATCAGCGAGCTGGGTTCCGAAATGTACACGCGCCGGTATTATAAATGTGTTGATGTAATTAGCGGGAAGTAAGTTTTCAGCCTGCCTGTAGTAAAAGGAAGGTCGAAATGCGGCATTTTGTTGTTATGCTTCTCGACTGCGCTCGAAGTGACAACGGTTATATCATACTCATTACTAAATTTCATAATAAATAATTCCCTATTTTCGTTTACATAAACAAAAACCATCTATGAAAAAGCTGTTCTCATTCGCTCTACTTTTCCTTTTGCCGTTAACGCTTGCTGCGCAGGAGCAATTCTCCGTGTATTTCGATACCAATAAGGATGATCTAACCAAAGCCCAGCAGCAGCGTCTGACCGAATGGATCGCGGCCAATAAGGGCTCAAAGATACTTGCGATCAACGGCTACACTGATGAGGATGGAAGCATAGGGCTGAACGACTCGCTTGCGCAGCGCAGGGTACTGACCGTGTTCGCACAGACAAAAGGCAAGGTGAACACCCGTGAGGATTTCAGGACGCGTAGTTTCGGCAAGCTCCATAAGATGTCGCCCGTAAAGGCAGAGAACCGTAAAGTGACGTTGTATTACCTTCAGGAAAAAGACCTTGCCAAAGAAAATGAAATACTCGGCATTACCGAAGCACCCAAAGAACCGGTTAAGCCAAAAGTAAAAGAAGTTGTGGAATATCCTTCGGAGATCACGGTGCATAATCCAGATGGCAAGGAGGAAACCCTGAAGCTGGACGTGGCCTTTATGAAGAAAGTAGGCGACGGTAAGCCGGGCGATGTGATCGTAATCAACAATCTGAATTTTTACGAGAATACGTTTGCCGTGGTAAGGGAGTCGAGGTACCGAATGTTTGAGCTGCTGGAGACTATGCGCGCCAACCCTTACCTTAAAATAAAACTGCAGGGCCATGTGTGCTGCATGAAAGCCGACCGCCAGGACCTGTCTAACAAAAGGGCCAAAGCCATTATGCAATTCCTCAATACCAATGGCATTGAAAAGAACCGCCTGACTTTTGAAGGCTTTGGCGTATCAAAGCCCCTGTTCCCGATACCTGAAAAAAGCGCCGAAGAAGCTGCTGCTAACAGGAGGGTAGAGATATTGATCGTGGAGAATCCTTAGGAAGTTGATTTGTTGATGCGGTAATTTGCTGATTTTATAGTAAACACATTTGTTATTATAGTTACCGTAAAGTTCCATAGTATAAGCAGTACTCAATATACCAGATTTATTGGTTTGGTTACTAAAGATAATGAGAGTGCTGGGGAATATTGTGCGTTTAAAATTATCTATAAGTACATTATAAGTGAAGTCATTAATCAGGAAGTGTATGTGCTAAGGCGTCGATTCAATTTCTGTGGATTTTGACGGGTATCAAAAACGTTTGAAATTAAAACCATTTTATAAATAGAATCTATCCAATATATAATTTTATAATTTTTATATAAAAGGTAACGAAACTCCTGAACCCGATCAGATAAATTTGTTTCAATCTGACCGGATAATGCATTTTTATCAAGGTCTAATGTAACTTCAACTATACCATCCACCAGATTGGCGCAACCCTTATGCTTGCTTTGAATACATAATAATTGAAGATATCTTCAAGTTTATTTTCTGCAAATTGTGTCCAGTAAACCGTTAGCCCCATTTTTTGATTTTATCTCTTAGGTCTGAAGCTTTGGTAATTCTTCCGCTTTGTGCATCTTCAATTGACTGGTCTGTTTCTGTATTTAGCTGCTCCAATGACATTGGGGACATATTTCTCTCTGTCAATTCTGCCTTACTGGTATGCATGAATTTTTCAAGCGCGCTTATAATTTCCTCATTTTGGAGCCTGAGAAATTCCTGTACGAACGTTATTTTTCTTGCTTCTAAGTCCATAATGTAATCTCTTTGCCCAAATGTACAAAATTTGAATTAGTTTTAATATCCCCCTTCTATTCAATAAACAATACCCAATAAAAAATAATAATTCCCCTTATCTTTGCCCCAACAACACAAACTACACTACATGAGTTCTGATACCAGCAAACGCTATAGCCAGCGCGGTGTTTCGGCTTCCAAGGAAGACGTTCATAACGCCATAAAGAATATCGACAAAGGCCTTTTCCCGAAAGCTTTCTGCAAAATCGTGCCCGACTACCTTATCGGCGACAACGACTACTGCCTCATCATGCATGCCGACGGCGCAGGCACCAAATCGTCCCTTGCGTATATGTACTGGAAGGAGACAGGTGATATATCGGTATGGAAAGGCATTGCACAGGATGCGCTTATCATGAACATAGACGACCTGCTTTGTGTAGGCGCTGTCGATAATATTATGCTGTCGTCAACCATTGGCAGGAATAAGAATTTAGTTCCCGGCGAAGTGATTTCGGCTATCATCAACGGTACCGAAGAGCTTATTGAAGAACTGAAAGGCTTTGGTGTGACTATCCATTCCACTGGGGGTGAGACCGCCGATGTAGGCGACCTTGTGCGCACTATAATCGTAGACTCTACCGTTACCGCACGCATGAAACGCAGCGATGTGATCGACAATGCGAATATCCGCCCCGGCGATGTTATTGTGGGACTTGCTTCCTTTGGGCAGGCTTCTTACGAAAAAAGCTATAATGGCGGTATGGGCAGCAACGGGCTTACCTCGGCGCGCCATGATGTGTTCGACAACTATCTTGCCCAGAAATACCCGGAAAGCTTTGATGCGGCAGTACCGGCCGACCTCGTATATTCCGGGAAAACAAAACTGACCGATGCTGTGGAAGGCAGCCCCATAGATGCAGGCCAACTGGTGCTTTCGCCTACGCGGACATACGCCCCGATCATCAAAAAGATCTTAGATAAATATACGCCTGCCGATATCCACGGGATGGTGCATTGCAGTGGCGGCGCACAGACTAAAGTCCTGCACTTTGTAGATAATGTGCATGTGGTAAAAGACAACCTGTTCCCGGTTCCGCCACTATTTAGGCTGATACAGGAACAAAGCGGCACGGACTGGAAAGAGATGTACCAGGTATTCAATTGCGGCCACAGGATGGAGCTTTACGTTCCTGAGAGTATTGCAGAAGATATCATAACCATCTCAAAATCGTTTAATATCGATGCCCGGATTGTGGGAAGAGTAGAGCAGTCTGATATTAAAAAGCTGACTATAAAAAGCGAATACGGTATTTTTGAATATTAATTTTTTTGGAATGCGGATGACGCGGATTTTGACGGATGGGCGCGGATTTTTTATATGCGTATAAATTCAATTAAAATGTATAATTAGGACTGATTCCACTAATTTTATAATTCGTGATAATTAGTATAATTCGTGGCTAAATACTATGCAGGCAAAAAAACGCACCTTCCTCGATGCCCAGTGGCGCAAGCTCATCATGATCAACTATGCTGTTGATCCGGACAGCCTCAAAAAGCACCTGCCTTTTGAAACCGAGATCGACCTGTGGAACGGTACCTGCTATGTGAGCCTTGTGGGGTTCATGTTCGTCGACACCAAAATGCTTGGCCTGCGTATCCCTTTCCATATTAATTTTGAGGAGATCAACCTGCGTTTTTACGTGAAGTATAAAGATACCGAAGGTTACAAAAGGGGAGTGGTGTTCATTAAGGAGATCGTACCCCAGCCGGCACTGACCTTTGTGGCCAACCTGTTGTACAATGAGAACTATGAAACCATGAAAACCCGCCATTCCTGGGTGGAAAGTGATGACAGCCTCACAGTGGAATATGGCTGGCGAAAAGGGGACTGGCATACCATAAAAGTTGTATCCGATAAGACCACGGTTGATATAAAGCCTGAAAGCGAGGAGGAGTTCATCACTGAGCATTTCTGGGGTTATACGAAAATCAATGATAAAGTAACTTCAGAATATGAGGTGGCCCACCCGCGCTGGCAAATCTACCCTGTGAAAAGCCACGAGGTAAATGTTGATTTCGAAAAAGTATATGGCAGTGATTTTGCTTTCCTCCAAGGCGAAA
Above is a genomic segment from Flavobacterium album containing:
- a CDS encoding C40 family peptidase; translated protein: MKLLAIPFFALMFLACAKEKPKPIVVQTPVVENTENQDEEIKRAEIIAFAKKYMGTSYCYASSDPKKGFDCSGFVNFVFDNFGIDLPRSSSGFANIGRTLKPEEFQIGDVLVFYGYRDTKSIGHVGIICEANGMKSKFIHASSGKEMAVTISELGSEMYTRRYYKCVDVISGK
- a CDS encoding YqjF family protein, encoding MQAKKRTFLDAQWRKLIMINYAVDPDSLKKHLPFETEIDLWNGTCYVSLVGFMFVDTKMLGLRIPFHINFEEINLRFYVKYKDTEGYKRGVVFIKEIVPQPALTFVANLLYNENYETMKTRHSWVESDDSLTVEYGWRKGDWHTIKVVSDKTTVDIKPESEEEFITEHFWGYTKINDKVTSEYEVAHPRWQIYPVKSHEVNVDFEKVYGSDFAFLQGEKPVSVYLAEGSEILVKQGRKIKIKK
- a CDS encoding isochorismate synthase, with the translated sequence MTALLSKINSHLAAKIPFAVYGKPGGTIVTGVFQKKPGMHYLEDYSNSGFVFAPFADGKRIFIPENLAEIIVTDSVQGQTVEEPARPYIDKEAQTAFEALVAKSVAAIKTEDFEKLVCSRTEAVPVNNDVITIYTKLFSAYPNAFRYCFYSPETGLWMGATPEQLLKSDGKEIRTVALAGTQTYKETENVVWESKEQQEQQFVTDFILGELEGLVSDISTNGPYTFRAGNIVHIKTDILGKLNNCGDIGKIINALHPTPAVCGLPKKDAQQFLLQNEGYDREYYSGFLGELNTDLATGFPDTDLFVNLRCMKIDGDTARLFIGCGITKDSDPKKEFIETVNKSMTMRRVL
- a CDS encoding AIR synthase related protein, whose protein sequence is MSSDTSKRYSQRGVSASKEDVHNAIKNIDKGLFPKAFCKIVPDYLIGDNDYCLIMHADGAGTKSSLAYMYWKETGDISVWKGIAQDALIMNIDDLLCVGAVDNIMLSSTIGRNKNLVPGEVISAIINGTEELIEELKGFGVTIHSTGGETADVGDLVRTIIVDSTVTARMKRSDVIDNANIRPGDVIVGLASFGQASYEKSYNGGMGSNGLTSARHDVFDNYLAQKYPESFDAAVPADLVYSGKTKLTDAVEGSPIDAGQLVLSPTRTYAPIIKKILDKYTPADIHGMVHCSGGAQTKVLHFVDNVHVVKDNLFPVPPLFRLIQEQSGTDWKEMYQVFNCGHRMELYVPESIAEDIITISKSFNIDARIVGRVEQSDIKKLTIKSEYGIFEY
- a CDS encoding OmpA family protein; translated protein: MKKLFSFALLFLLPLTLAAQEQFSVYFDTNKDDLTKAQQQRLTEWIAANKGSKILAINGYTDEDGSIGLNDSLAQRRVLTVFAQTKGKVNTREDFRTRSFGKLHKMSPVKAENRKVTLYYLQEKDLAKENEILGITEAPKEPVKPKVKEVVEYPSEITVHNPDGKEETLKLDVAFMKKVGDGKPGDVIVINNLNFYENTFAVVRESRYRMFELLETMRANPYLKIKLQGHVCCMKADRQDLSNKRAKAIMQFLNTNGIEKNRLTFEGFGVSKPLFPIPEKSAEEAAANRRVEILIVENP
- a CDS encoding hotdog fold thioesterase yields the protein MSFDKEKALKMCNDFAKNTLMETLEIVYTDAGEGFLEAKMPVNSRVHQPMGLLHGGATVALAESVGSAASLLFVNPELQEVRGIEISANHLRSKRDGIVTGTARIVHKGRSLHLWEIRVTDEQDRLISLCKITNMVLPKRAPKE